In one Desulfovibrionales bacterium genomic region, the following are encoded:
- a CDS encoding fumarylacetoacetate hydrolase family protein: MIERFVRFEADGAARYGRLGKNTIRSIEGDIFAEFKTGNEEYDPANVRLLPPCRPGKIIALGLNYRDHARELGFPIPDEPLIFLKPGTAVIGPDSSIMYPRMSKRVDYEAELGVVIGKRARFVPQDKAYDYILGYTCVNDVTARDLQRKDVQFTRSKSFDTFAPIGPCIACGLDPSHIKVESYLNGELRQSSHTGNLIYGVAELVSFISKVMTLLPGDIIATGTPSGIGPMVPGDVIEIVVESIGTLRNTVETEKAEG, from the coding sequence GTGATAGAGCGCTTCGTTCGTTTTGAAGCCGATGGCGCTGCCAGATACGGGCGGCTAGGAAAAAACACCATCCGCAGCATAGAAGGCGATATATTCGCAGAATTTAAAACAGGTAATGAAGAGTATGATCCGGCTAATGTCCGGCTCCTCCCTCCCTGCCGGCCAGGCAAGATTATTGCCCTGGGCCTGAATTATCGTGATCATGCCAGGGAGTTGGGTTTCCCTATCCCGGACGAGCCGTTGATTTTTCTTAAACCGGGAACGGCAGTCATCGGGCCGGATTCATCCATTATGTATCCCCGGATGAGCAAGAGGGTTGACTATGAGGCTGAGCTGGGTGTAGTCATCGGCAAGCGGGCCCGCTTTGTCCCGCAGGATAAGGCCTATGACTACATCCTTGGCTATACCTGTGTAAACGATGTTACAGCCAGAGACTTACAGAGAAAGGATGTACAGTTTACGCGTTCCAAAAGTTTTGATACCTTTGCCCCCATCGGCCCCTGCATTGCCTGCGGGCTGGATCCCTCGCATATCAAGGTAGAATCATACCTCAACGGGGAACTCCGCCAGTCATCCCACACCGGGAATCTTATCTACGGGGTCGCCGAACTGGTCAGCTTTATCTCTAAAGTGATGACCTTGCTCCCGGGCGATATCATTGCTACCGGCACGCCTTCCGGAATCGGCCCTATGGTTCCCGGCGATGTCATAGAAATTGTTGTGGAAAGTATCGGTACGCTGCGCAATACGGTGGAGACGGAGAAAGCTGAAGGCTGA
- the dapB gene encoding 4-hydroxy-tetrahydrodipicolinate reductase, which yields MIKAIVAGAAGKMGGRNIHMVHQAEGIKLAAAFERPGHPALGQDVGEVTGLGKIGIPISEGLESVIKKGDVIIDFTFHASSAEHVALAAKHKKAIVVGTTGFTPEEMKEIKKLAKKVRCVLAPNMSVGVNVLYKVVQDVAGILGEGYDVEIVEAHHRLKKDAPSGTAVKLAQVLAGALGRDLDKVGVYARHGMIGQRTNEEIGIQTVRGGDIVGEHTVLFAGIGERIEVIHRAHSRDNFARGAVRAAKWIVNQKNGIYDMQDVLGLRK from the coding sequence GCAAAATGGGCGGACGCAATATCCATATGGTGCATCAGGCCGAAGGAATTAAACTGGCAGCGGCCTTTGAAAGGCCGGGACATCCGGCCCTCGGCCAGGACGTAGGAGAGGTAACCGGCCTGGGAAAGATCGGTATCCCGATTTCTGAGGGGCTGGAATCGGTCATTAAAAAGGGGGATGTAATCATCGATTTCACTTTTCATGCCTCGTCTGCAGAACACGTAGCCCTGGCCGCCAAACACAAAAAGGCTATTGTGGTGGGGACAACCGGGTTTACGCCTGAGGAGATGAAAGAGATCAAGAAGCTGGCCAAAAAGGTGCGCTGTGTGCTGGCCCCTAATATGAGTGTGGGTGTAAACGTCCTCTACAAAGTCGTACAAGATGTAGCTGGAATCCTGGGTGAAGGTTATGATGTGGAGATTGTCGAGGCCCATCACCGCCTTAAAAAGGACGCCCCCAGCGGCACAGCCGTAAAGCTGGCCCAAGTGCTGGCCGGGGCCTTAGGCCGCGATTTGGATAAGGTTGGGGTCTATGCCCGCCATGGTATGATCGGTCAGCGAACGAATGAGGAAATCGGCATACAGACTGTGCGCGGCGGCGATATTGTGGGCGAACACACCGTCCTTTTTGCCGGTATCGGGGAACGCATTGAGGTCATCCACCGTGCCCATAGCCGGGATAATTTTGCCCGCGGGGCCGTGCGGGCCGCCAAGTGGATCGTAAATCAGAAAAACGGCATCTATGACATGCAGGATGTACTGGGACTGAGGAAGTGA